A DNA window from Marinitoga sp. 1197 contains the following coding sequences:
- a CDS encoding Gldg family protein: protein MKKIITLIIIILTTLSFATISEISKVRELKDLQTVTVRGIVTVEPGPFDVNIIFLQDKTGGINLYFRGGQFENVERGDLVEAKGYLWTHKNNKELVLEKDNSSHYYKIISKNNPLPEPIKIKTVDINNENYEGMFLKVKGKIVEIDKFDMRKIYIDDGSGKGMVFIRENTGINPSFFKVGINMEAVGVLGQYMSYYELWPRNMNDIYVDDVFPPEVKTYAIRDNYIYVEFNEPIFENSIILNKTVRVLKSNILEYELSMDNKILKLKLNSLNNASKLVLRSISDKNNNKMGMKIIKLNLEKDSYANRVLFDNNHGQTAGNADWVINGGYSDFADAAKNLGLKVEEIKEDFNEDILNMYKILIIPEPNKPFKDFEVSAILKFVKNGGSLFIISDHGNSDRNGNGWDSPKIFNTFVEKFGFKFAGDDLEEAPLAYVYNHEITKGIKKIGVWNGSSIEVLNDKVKVLIANSENKPYMVVTTYGKGKVVAIGDSSPFDDGTGDTGDLLHNGWQWGDDAQLAINTIKYLIK from the coding sequence ATGAAAAAAATCATAACACTTATTATTATTATCTTAACTACTTTAAGTTTTGCAACTATATCAGAAATTTCAAAAGTTCGGGAATTAAAAGACTTGCAAACTGTAACAGTTAGGGGAATAGTAACCGTTGAGCCTGGTCCTTTTGATGTCAACATCATTTTCTTACAGGATAAAACAGGTGGAATTAATCTTTATTTTAGAGGAGGACAGTTTGAAAACGTAGAAAGAGGCGATCTTGTAGAAGCAAAAGGTTATTTATGGACACACAAAAACAATAAAGAACTTGTTTTAGAAAAAGATAATTCTTCACACTATTATAAAATAATATCAAAAAATAATCCTTTACCAGAACCAATTAAAATAAAAACCGTTGATATTAATAATGAAAATTATGAAGGAATGTTTTTAAAGGTTAAAGGAAAAATTGTTGAAATTGATAAATTCGATATGAGAAAAATATATATTGATGATGGTAGTGGTAAAGGTATGGTATTTATTAGAGAAAATACTGGAATAAATCCATCATTTTTTAAGGTTGGAATAAACATGGAAGCCGTTGGAGTATTAGGACAATACATGTCGTATTATGAACTCTGGCCAAGAAATATGAATGATATATATGTTGATGATGTATTTCCACCTGAAGTAAAAACATATGCAATTAGAGATAATTATATTTATGTTGAATTTAACGAACCAATTTTTGAAAATAGCATTATCTTAAACAAAACAGTTAGAGTTTTAAAATCAAATATTTTAGAATATGAATTGAGTATGGATAATAAAATTCTAAAATTAAAGTTAAATTCATTAAATAATGCTTCAAAATTAGTTTTAAGATCAATTTCAGATAAAAATAATAACAAAATGGGAATGAAAATTATAAAGTTGAATTTAGAAAAAGATTCATATGCAAATAGAGTATTATTTGACAACAACCATGGTCAAACAGCAGGAAATGCAGATTGGGTAATCAATGGTGGATATTCAGATTTTGCAGATGCAGCAAAAAATCTTGGTTTGAAGGTTGAAGAAATAAAGGAAGATTTCAATGAAGATATTTTAAATATGTATAAAATTCTGATAATTCCAGAACCAAACAAACCTTTCAAAGATTTTGAGGTATCAGCTATACTGAAATTTGTAAAAAATGGCGGATCATTATTTATAATATCCGATCATGGAAATTCAGATAGAAATGGAAATGGTTGGGATTCGCCAAAAATTTTCAACACATTCGTTGAAAAATTTGGGTTTAAATTTGCTGGAGATGATTTAGAAGAAGCACCATTAGCTTATGTTTATAATCATGAAATAACCAAAGGAATAAAAAAAATAGGTGTATGGAATGGCTCATCAATAGAAGTATTAAATGACAAAGTGAAAGTGTTAATTGCTAATTCTGAAAACAAACCATATATGGTTGTTACTACATATGGAAAAGGAAAAGTAGTTGCAATTGGAGATAGCTCTCCATTTGATGATGGAACTGGAGATACCGGTGACTTGCTCCACAATGGCTGGCAATGGGGAGATGATGCACAACTTGCTATTAATACAATTAAATATTTAATAAAATAA